The following proteins come from a genomic window of Lycium ferocissimum isolate CSIRO_LF1 chromosome 4, AGI_CSIRO_Lferr_CH_V1, whole genome shotgun sequence:
- the LOC132052753 gene encoding vacuolar protein sorting-associated protein 24 homolog 1-like isoform X2, translated as MEKVKNILKPKPNPQQLLRDWQRRLRQECRNIERQIRDIQREEKIVQKSIKEAAKRNDMGSAKSLAQELVRSKRTVNRLYENKAQLNSISMHLGESVAVARTVGHLSKSAEVMKLVNNLMKAPEVAITMQEFNKEMTKAGVIEEIVNDAVDSALDSEDIEDEIEDEVDKVLTELAGETTAQLPEAVRKEKLKQPAQAVGDEEDADDEEELEELRARLAKVRS; from the exons atggagaaagtgAAGAATATATTGAAACCCAAACCGAACCCTCAACAGCTTTTAAGGGATTGGCAACGTCGCCTCCGACAAGAGTGTCGAAATATCGAACGCCAAATTCGAG ATATACAGAGAGAGGAGAAGATTGTACAGAAATCAATTAAAGAAGCTGCTAAGAGAAATGATATGGGTTCTGCTAAG TCCCTAGCCCAAGAGCTTGTGAGATCTAAAAGAACTGTGAACCGATTGTATGAGAACAAGGCGCAGTTGAATTCGATATCCATGCACCTTGGAGAAAGTGTCG CTGTCGCTCGCACTGTGGGGCATTTGTCCAAGAGTGCTGAAGTCATGAAGCTTGTTAATAATCTTATGAAGGCTCCAGAAGTGGCTATTACAATGCAGGAATTCAATAAAGAGATGACCAAG GCTGGTGTCATTGAAGAAATTGTGAATGATGCAGTGGACAGTGCATTGGATTCAGAAGACATAGAAGATGAGATTGAAGACGAAGTTGACAAGGTCTTAACGGAACTTGCTGGTGAGACTACTGCTCAACTTCCTGAAGCAGTCCGAAAGGAGAAGTTAAAGCAACCTGCTCAGGCAGTTGGAGATGAAGAG GATGCTGATGACGAGGAAGAGTTAGAAGAACTAAGGGCTCGTCTTGCTAAAGTAAGATCGTAA
- the LOC132052753 gene encoding vacuolar protein sorting-associated protein 24 homolog 1-like isoform X1, with product MEKVKNILKPKPNPQQLLRDWQRRLRQECRNIERQIRDIQREEKIVQKSIKEAAKRNDMGSAKSLAQELVRSKRTVNRLYENKAQLNSISMHLGESVAVARTVGHLSKSAEVMKLVNNLMKAPEVAITMQEFNKEMTKAGVIEEIVNDAVDSALDSEDIEDEIEDEVDKVLTELAGETTAQLPEAVRKEKLKQPAQAVGDEEVCHIYNTLHRSLIDLFNDEIR from the exons atggagaaagtgAAGAATATATTGAAACCCAAACCGAACCCTCAACAGCTTTTAAGGGATTGGCAACGTCGCCTCCGACAAGAGTGTCGAAATATCGAACGCCAAATTCGAG ATATACAGAGAGAGGAGAAGATTGTACAGAAATCAATTAAAGAAGCTGCTAAGAGAAATGATATGGGTTCTGCTAAG TCCCTAGCCCAAGAGCTTGTGAGATCTAAAAGAACTGTGAACCGATTGTATGAGAACAAGGCGCAGTTGAATTCGATATCCATGCACCTTGGAGAAAGTGTCG CTGTCGCTCGCACTGTGGGGCATTTGTCCAAGAGTGCTGAAGTCATGAAGCTTGTTAATAATCTTATGAAGGCTCCAGAAGTGGCTATTACAATGCAGGAATTCAATAAAGAGATGACCAAG GCTGGTGTCATTGAAGAAATTGTGAATGATGCAGTGGACAGTGCATTGGATTCAGAAGACATAGAAGATGAGATTGAAGACGAAGTTGACAAGGTCTTAACGGAACTTGCTGGTGAGACTACTGCTCAACTTCCTGAAGCAGTCCGAAAGGAGAAGTTAAAGCAACCTGCTCAGGCAGTTGGAGATGAAGAGGTATGTCACATCTATAATACATTGCATAGAAGTCTAATTGATCTTTTCAATGATGAAATAAGGTGA
- the LOC132052753 gene encoding vacuolar protein sorting-associated protein 24 homolog 1-like isoform X3 yields the protein MHLGESVAVARTVGHLSKSAEVMKLVNNLMKAPEVAITMQEFNKEMTKAGVIEEIVNDAVDSALDSEDIEDEIEDEVDKVLTELAGETTAQLPEAVRKEKLKQPAQAVGDEEVCHIYNTLHRSLIDLFNDEIR from the exons ATGCACCTTGGAGAAAGTGTCG CTGTCGCTCGCACTGTGGGGCATTTGTCCAAGAGTGCTGAAGTCATGAAGCTTGTTAATAATCTTATGAAGGCTCCAGAAGTGGCTATTACAATGCAGGAATTCAATAAAGAGATGACCAAG GCTGGTGTCATTGAAGAAATTGTGAATGATGCAGTGGACAGTGCATTGGATTCAGAAGACATAGAAGATGAGATTGAAGACGAAGTTGACAAGGTCTTAACGGAACTTGCTGGTGAGACTACTGCTCAACTTCCTGAAGCAGTCCGAAAGGAGAAGTTAAAGCAACCTGCTCAGGCAGTTGGAGATGAAGAGGTATGTCACATCTATAATACATTGCATAGAAGTCTAATTGATCTTTTCAATGATGAAATAAGGTGA
- the LOC132052755 gene encoding serine carboxypeptidase-like — MPSYLSLLFLSLLFLSISSSVKSNDDKFFTSSKPKFPITMAEKLIRQLNLFPKHEINKAIGDSAAPIEQSLFEKRLNLSYIGDSGATVQDLGHHAGYYRLPHTKDARMFYFFFESRSRKNDPVVIWLTGGPGCSSELAVFYENGPFKIADNMSLVWNDFGWDKVSNLLYVDQPTGTGFSYSSNDDDIRHDERGVSNDLYDFLQAFFKAHPQYAKNDFYITGESYAGHYIPAFASRVHQGNKNKEGIYINLKGFAIGNGLTDPEIQYKAYTDYALDMKLIKKSDYNAIEKSYPRCQQAIKLCGKDGGTACMAAYLVCTSIFNKIMDLAGNKNYYDVRKTCEGDLCYDFSKMETFLNDQKVRQALGVGDIEFVSCSSAVYQAMQLDWMKNLEVGIPSLLEDGIKLLVYAGEYDLICNWLGNSRWVHAMKWSGQKDFGKATSVSFAVDGVEKGVQKNHGPLTFLKVHEAGHMVPMDQPKAALEMLQRWMQNKLSKEGHLAPR, encoded by the exons ATGCCTTCTTATTtatctcttctctttctttctctgcTTTTTCTATCTATCTCATCAAGTGTAAAGTCTAATGATGATAAGTTTTTCACTTCTTCTAAACCGAAATTCCCGATAACAATGGCGGAAAAGCTAATCAGACAACTTAATTTATTTCCTAAACATGAAATCAACAAGGCAATTGGGGACTCTGCAGCACCTATTGAACAGAGTCTTTTTGAAAAGAGATTGAATTTATCATATATTGGTGATTCTGGGGCAACTGTTCAAGACTTGGGTCATCATGCTGGTTATTATCGTCTTCCACACACTAAAGATGCAAG gatgttttattttttctttgaatCGAGGAGCAGGAAGAATGATCCAGTAGTTATATGGCTAACAGGAGGACCAGGATGTAGCAGTGAATTGGCTGTGTTTTATGAAAATGGGCCTTTCAAAATTGCAGACAACATGTCTCTTGTCTGGAATGATTTTGGTTGGGACAAG GTCTCAAACCTTTTATATGTCGATCAACCAACTGGAACTGGTTTTAGTTATAGTTCAAATGATGATGACATTCGTCACGATGAAAGGGGCGTAAGCAATGATCTCTATGACTTCTTGCAG GCCTTCTTCAAGGCACATCCTCAGTATGCAAAAAATGATTTCTATATTACTGGAGAATCATATGCTGGGCATTACATTCCTGCATTTGCTTCTCGGGTTCACCAAggaaacaaaaacaaagaaggaaTCTACATAAATCTCAAG GGATTTGCCATTGGTAATGGACTCACTGATCCAGAAATCCAGTACAAAGCCTACACTGACTATGCTCTGGAtatgaaattgatcaaaaaatctGATTACAATGCCATAGAGAAGTCATATCCAAGATGTCAACAGGCAATTAAGCTTTGTG GAAAAGATGGCGGAACTGCTTGCATGGCTGCATATCTTGTTTGTACAAGCATCTTCAACAAGATAATGGACCTCGCTGGTAATAAGAAT TACTATGACGTGCGGAAGACATGTGAGGGTGATTTGTGCTATGACTTCTCCAAAATGGAAACTTTCCTCAATGATCAAAAAGTTAGACAGGCCCTTGGTGTTGGGGATATTGAATTTGTTTCATGCAGTTCAGCAGTTTACCAGGCAATGCAATTGGACTGGATGAAGAATCTTGAAGTGGGCATTCCTTCACTTCTTGAAGATGGTATCAAGCTACTTGTATATGCAGGGGAATACGACCTTATCTGCAATTGGCTTG GGAATTCAAGATGGGTGCATGCAATGAAATGGTCAGGGCAAAAAGACTTTGGAAAAGCCACATCAGTTTCTTTTGCAGTAGATGGTGTAGAGAAAGGAGTTCAAAAGAATCATGGGCCTTTAACTTTCCTCAAGGTCCATGAGGCAGGTCACATGGTTCCAATGGATCAGCCCAAAGCAGCATTGGAAATGCTTCAAAGGTGGATGCAAAATAAATTGTCTAAAGAAGGCCATCTTGCTCCTAGGTGA
- the LOC132054679 gene encoding sister chromatid cohesion 1 protein 1, translated as MFYSHQLLARKAPLGQIWMAATLHSKFNRKKLSKLNIINICEQILNPSVPMALRLSGILMGGVVIVYERKVKLLYEDVTRLMVQINEAWKVKAASDPTLLPKGKSQAKHAAVTLPDYREDELPEIEQTLRNTDTVTMMDFEQTSYFAMRLDNENLYDKPNAQEEPAKDLHQVDADNITLAEHMESHHTDIFNHFERFDIEGDEETQMNFTQPEDAQIPSTPVPSPPKEQAHQPDEIPDRHPEDQVKQKSDEAEEVFEQQQDQKRPKPARQRARKAAGLTIDHEQTIIAGDVYQSWLQSASDIASRTRKKRKTLSVISSMKIARLMELPPIVLLEGLLTNGNKEVHYPAPLLKLWMRNTQPPHDSPSGKTSSPNPPEPSYTSPGERMNNVEPPFEDFQGGGGSPSVGISIEKQRANLNNNVIPPEILMEDLRTNLINMGLHPTEANGVKKTDRMATPGSGDEPRSIPSSGSDHGYLSQNSVTNSSRSNKKRPHSSHSGNGLHPVAEENPWHDPTPNFKLTRLSELSEKGFTQDNEMLMETGPTQTQHPFVTQPLDVMTDSIRMQLKSHFDTPGSAEAECLNELTLGMTKKQAACLFYQTCVLATRDFVKVEQEVPYGDILISRGAKM; from the exons ATGTTTTACTCTCACCAACTACTTGCTCGCAAAGCTCCCCTTGGTCAAATATG GATGGCTGCCACTCTGCACTCAAAATTCAATAGGAAAAAGCTGAGTAAACTGAATATTATTAACATCTG CGAACAAATCTTAAATCCATCAGTTCCAATGGCTCTTAGACTCTCTGGAATTCTCATGG GTGGAGTAGTCATTGTTTACGAACGCAAAGTGAAACTCCTTTATG AGGATGTGACTCGTCTCATG GTGCAAATCAATGAAGCTTGGAAGGTGAAAGCAGCTAGTGATCCTACGTTGCTTCCCAAGGGTAAATCGCAAGCCAA GCATGCAGCTGTTACTCTGCCGGATTACCGGGAGGATGAACTCCCCGAGATTGAACAGACACTCCGAAATACGGACACTGTCACAATGATGGATTTCGAACAAACCTCCTATTTCGCGATG AGACTAGATAATGAAAACCTCTATGATAAACCCAATGCACAGGAGGAACCAGCCAAGGACCTGCATCAAG TTGATGCAGATAATATCACCCTGGCTGAACATATGGAATCCCATCATACAGATATATTTAATCATTTTGAGAG GTTTGATATTGAAGGGGATGAAGAAACACAAATGAATTTTACCCAGCCAGAGGACGCCCAAATCCCAAGTACTCCTGTGCCATCTCCACCTAAAGAACAAGCCCATCAAC CTGATGAGATCCCTGACAGACATCCAGAGGACCAAGTGAAGCAGAAATCTGATGAAGCTGAAGAAGTTTTTGAG CAGCAGCAGGACCAAAAAAGGCCAAAACCAGCTCGACAAAGAGCAAGAAAGGCCGCAGGTCTTACAATTGATCATGAACAAACTATTATTGCTGGTGACGTCTATCAATCTTGGCTTCAGAGTGCTTCAGATATTGCATCCAGaacaaggaaaaagagaaag ACTTTGAGTGTCATATCTTCTATGAAGATAGCCAGACTCATGGAGTTGCCTCCTATTGTATTACTAGAAGGGTTGCTCACAAATGGAAATAAGGAAGTTCACTATCCAGCACCACTCCTAAAATTGTGGATGAGAAATACCCAACCTCCGCATGATTCACCTTCTG GAAAAACCTCTTCACCTAATCCTCCTGAACCATCCTATACATCTCCAGGTGAAAGGATGAATAACGTGGAACCT CCTTTCGAAGATTTCCAAGGCGGTGGAGGTTCCCCATCAGTAGGGATATCCATAGAAAAACAAAGGGCAAATCTCAACAATAATGTGATTCCACCTGAAATTCTCATGGAGGACCTCAGAACCAATCTTATAAACATGGGACTGCATCCAACAGAGGCTAATGGAGTGAAAAAGACTGATCGCATGGCTACACCTGGCTCTG GTGATGAGCCTAGATCCATTCCAAGCTCAGGATCTGATCATGGTTACCTATCACAGAACTCTGTAACCAATTCAAGCCG GTCCAACAAGAAAAGACCCCATTCTTCACACAGTGGCAATGGCCTGCACCCAGTAGCAGAAGAGAACCCATGGCACGATCCCACTCCAAATTTCAAGTTGACTAGGCTATCTGAGCTATCTGAAAAAGGCTTTACACAAGACAACG AGATGTTGATGGAAACCGGACCAACACAAACCCAACATCCATTCGTTACTCAACCTCTTGACGTGATGACTGACTCTATCAGGAT GCAGCTGAAGAGTCATTTTGACACTCCTGGATCGGCCGAAGCAGAATGTttgaatgaactaacacttgggATGACAAAGAAACAAGCAGCATGCCTCTTCTATCAAACTTGTG TTCTGGCCACTAGAGACTTTGTAAAAGTTGAACAGGAAGTGCCATATGGAGACATTCTCATTTCCAGAGGTGCAAAGATGTGA